The following DNA comes from Fundulus heteroclitus isolate FHET01 unplaced genomic scaffold, MU-UCD_Fhet_4.1 scaffold_70, whole genome shotgun sequence.
TTCACCGCCTCCAGATTAACATGGAACTGTAACGTTTTAGGGGCGGTGTCGTTGGCTGGGGCGGATTCGGGCCTTTGGGCGGTGGATGGTGGCAACAAGAAAGTGTGCTCTGGGCTCCTCTACCACAGCAAAAGTGATCTCATCCCCGCCAAAGTGACCTCCATTTCAGTGAAAGCTCGGTCATCAAAGAGAGGTAACTCCTGCTGCgtttaaggaaaaaaacagactttttccCTCCGCTAAAAGTTTTTCTACCCAAGTTCCCTCCGCTCTCTGTTTTCAGGCAACACCGTCAGCTACTATGAAGTTAACTACGTCGGAGAGTCCGGCGCGGCGCACTCTTTGTACGACATCGTTGTCATAGCGACGCCACTTCACCAGGGAAAGTCTGACATCACGTTCTCGGGGTTCTCCCCTCCCATCCCGACTCACTACCCGGGTCTCTACCACCGCACGGTGAGCACTTTGGTGCACGGCACCCTGAACGTGTCCTACCTGGGGACCGCCGAGCCGGCCTCGGAGTTCACCGTGTCCGACATCCTCACCACGGACTCCAAGGGCTGCGCCATCAACAGCCTGAGCTCTCTGGACCCGGTGCACATCCCTGACGGCTACAAGCGACCCCCCGCCAGCCACCCCAAGGTCTGGAAGGTGTTCTCCTCAGAATCGCTGACCGAGGAGGAGCTGCGGCGCATGTTCCTCTCCTACGACTCTGTGTCCGAGACCCCTTGGCTCGCTTACCCGTCGTACCGTCCGCCGCACCGGAGGACCCCGCCGTTCGTCCTGCACAACCGGCTGTACTACCTCAACGCAGTGGAGTGGGCAGCCAGCGCCATGGAGATGAGCGCCATCTCGGCCCGGAACGTGGCCCTGCTGGCTCATCACCGCTGGCACGAACATGTCGGCAAGATCGACCAGGAGGACCTGCACACCCGACTGAGAGGAGAACTCTGAAAAGGAACTAAGAACAATCGAAACGAGCAACCAGGTGTATGATTTCATCCAGAAGCAGATTACTGATTTTGATGGAAAACAAACCATAAccactgttctttttttcttttcttttttttttttaccctgaaaAATAGTTAAAACACTGTGAAACAAGCTGCACTAAAGTGTAGATCCTGACGCTTCCCTCTTTCCTTATGAGTCGGTCGATCTGTATTGCCCCATATCCAACAcgtcagcttgttttttttattactcttCAGCTACATTTTTCTGACTTGACGCTTAATTTACTGATCAGTTTACATGTCTTCTGTTAACTTCCACTCCCTTTCTTAGTATTTGTAGATTTCAAAACCTCCTATTTCAAGACAAAGTACATAATTCAGTTTTAGACGTTTGATTGTGCCTTAATTATATCAGAGTCGGGTATTAAATAGGCTATAAATTGTCTTTTGGTCCCCTTTTGAGATTTTTGTCTTAAAAGCTCAAGCACAAGGACCAACCTGCTTTTTGTgcttgacatttctgttttttctttgtttttaggaTACCGGGGGAGTAATTTAAAAGTTTCGCAACTATGATTTAATTGTCAGAACTCGTGTTGTAAATGATACTTGACTTGTACTCTACTTACATGTTCCTCTTTGGTACTTTGGGATACAAATTGTAGTTGAAAAGTCACTCATTAGGCACTTTTGGAAGATATTCTTCCAAGATTTTGAAAGTGGCACTTTAACTGCGTTGCAGTTTTACACATTGGTTTCATAATAAATTTAATATTAAACCATACTGAAAACGGCCCATACAACACTGTACATTTAAAAGATGTTTACAGTCATAATAAAGTCTTCTTTGTCTTCAACTTTTGTTTCTCTGCGGATCTTCTGGCAACTCTTTAAATCCTGAATTACTATACATCCGGCTGGAGACTTCTCTTCCTGTTAGCCGATTAATTAGAAAACTGTTGGTGAAAATATCCAACacaactgttttattttggatttagtttttacatACTTGCTTAAATTAGagcttttcttgttttctaGTGTCGTTCTTAAATGGAGGGCATTTTGAAATGGTTTACTTATGCCTTCATTGAGTAGGGaagaagaaatataaaaatgttaaaaaccatTTCCAAAACATGCAAGAGCAATAACGCATTGAAAATTCAACCATTTTGAAAAAATGAAGGTAAATTCGGGTTTtatgctggggaaaaaaaacattctggaCAAAAACCTTTTATGCGTTGAAGTTTATTTGTGTCTATTTCTGGAATGGAGCTATTGACAGAGctcaggtctactggtggttcccgGAGTCTctgaaagtagaatgggaggcagatcttttcgttgtcaggctcctctcctgtggaaccaactcccagtttttgtctgtgaggcagacaccctgtctacttttaatacTAGGCTTAGAACTTTACTTTTTGATAAAGTTTATAGTTAGCGTGGCTTAgattaccctgagctatctgtagttatgctgctataacTGCTTGTGCTGCTATAAGCTTAGGCTGCTGAAGGACATCAAGACCCATTTCCCtcactctgctacattctcctactactctccaattttaCTATTAACTTAACTATAGCCGCCATTACATCtatcatttctttttcttcccttAGAAAGTACCCCtactctgtgtttttgtctggCTTGCAATTGAGCTGTTGCAGCtatttattcagtgtttttgtttttgtttagttttttcatgGAAAGTACCCATGGTACAGTGCTTTTGTATTAAGCTTTGTCTCTTGCCTGGACAAAGGTGTTGAATGAGCTCTCACTGTCTTAAATTATGAAATCTCTTCATATTCCCATATGAAGTAGCTCTTGTTCAGTGCCACCATGTCTTGCTGTCTGTTTTTTCGGAAGCAATGTTGGCTAAACTATTACCACCTTAAACTTAATGTAATCTCAGGGTTTCTATCTCACAAAAAGTACTCCTCACTCAGAGCCTCTACGTAACAAGGTCTCTGTCCTGAAGTAGCAATTGCTAAAATCTCTTGTTTTCCAATATAAACTACACCCGTCCACTCTCGTTTTGTTCCTGCCCTGTTTCTGTCCTCTCAACCTCCAGTGACTTGCAGCAGATGGCTGCTCATACttttcctggtttctgtttgaGGTTTCTTCCCATGAAATGGGAGTACCTTCTTTCCAGCGTCACCAGAAGCTTGCTCATGAGGGAGGATTGGTGGAAAATCAACAACTTGATTCAGTTTACTGGATTTCTTTTGATAACGTCTTACCAGCTGGCCTTTCATTATCAACTGAGTTTTACTGTAATAATTTGCATTATGCTAAACTATACACTGTACCAGGATCTAAATTGGATCCATGTAATAAACAGAATTAATGGGAACTTAATTTGGACCAAAATGATTTCAATATAGTTAAACATGAATTGGACCTGCTTCTCTTTGAAAGATTATTTTGAAGAAGATTTGCTGTACATGGATGGGATATAAATAATCTCTAATGAATTGATTAGACAATTAATGTTTTTCCAAAGTAAAGGAAGCCTTAAAAATggacataataaaaaaacactataatATTTCAAAATAGTTTAGAATGTAAATtcctcttttaaaataaaactctcCAAAGTTAACAAAACTCAAGTCCAATTCAAGCCCATCATTTTTATAGAAGTGggacacaaataaaaagatCCAGAAACATTGCAGCTTTATAAGGACTAGAAACCTTTGAAGCTGGACTGAAACAAATGAGGAAAAAGCATAACGCTGAAGAACTTCTCTAAAGGTTCTAGAAGGGTCCCCAGAATAGAGCCTGCCTTCTTTAttagcttgttgagcttctttaaatCCAGGGTTCTGTGCTACACTTATTAAAAATGAGCGTaaccctgaaggacctaagcctcctcaggaagtacagtctgctctgtcctttcttGCAGACAGCTTCAGACTTGcatctccagtccagtttgCCTTCTAGATGAACACCGATGTATACTCCTCCACCTCTTCTCCCAGTATGGTTATGGTGTTGGTACTATTCctttttctcctgaaatctacaatcatctaGTTTGTTTAATCCACATTCAGATTGAGatcattgtttccacaccacGCCACAAAGTGGTCCACCAGCTCCCTCTACTCAGCTTCCTGTCCGTCTCTGATGCATCCAACGACTGCAGAGTCATatgagtatttctgcagatgataGGAGTCTGTCTTGTTctggaagtctgaggtgtaaGGACTAAATAGGAATGGTGCGAGTACAgccccctgtggtgctcctgagCGGCTGACTACCTGGTTAGACGCACAACCCTTCAGTCTTACAAACTGTGCTCTGTTGGTCAGGTCGTCTCTGTTCAAGGTGATTGTTGAGGCCTCCGTCTGAGTCTTCTGGAGTTACTGACAAGGTAAATCAGGCTGAATTGTCTTAAAtacactggagaaatcaaagaacatgatcctcagtGCTGCCTGCCTTGTCTAAatgacagtgggtttgttgaagcaggtgtatgatggcGTCTTCAAATCCAACTCTACAGCGATGATGCgggatgtcagggcaacagGCCTAAAGTGATTGAGGACTGAtggtgaggtttttttttgtttttttttttggtactgAAACAATGCAGGTCTTCCACAACACCAGAACCTTCTCCTTGGCCAAACTAAGGTTGAAGAGGTGCTGTAGAGTGCCAGAGATCTGCTCTGCACAAGCATTCAGGACCCCGTGGCAgacaccatctggacctgcagccttattCCAATTCAAtctctccagctgcctcttAGAGAGAGAAAAGTGGAAGGAGGATGCAAATGGAGCAGCACCATCTTCTGCTGAGAACAAACATGCAGTAGCAGAAGGGTCCCATGGCTGAGTCGGAAGATAAAACATGAGTGTGACAGGGAAGTTTTGTGTTAAAGGAGGGTGTGATGACTGCTTGGTTGTGGGCAGGAGAGAAGGATGCTGACCTTGGTCCTGAACTGGACCTGTTGAATGTGTTCAGCTCATTGGctctgtccagacttccatctgTCTGATCCTCCTTCTGCTTGAAGCCTGTgatcttcatccctgacctcGCGTCTCTTAAATTGTACCGCTGGCGCTCgctctccagcttcttcctgtaTGCTTCCTTGCTTTCTCTTCTCTTGACTTTGAGTTTATTCTGTGTACTCCTCAGGAGTCTCCCTTCTTGAAGCCCTTTTCCCCCCCTCATTCAGCATTTCCTTCAGGTCACTGGTGATCCAGGATTTATTATTAGTGAAAGCTTCTCGCTGTTCTGGTGGTGATGTTTTCCACGCAGACGTTTATGAAGTCACTCACACACTCAGTCATGGCTTTAGGGATGTACTGAATCTATCTAATGCATAAGTTTTACGTCAAAAAGTGAGTGacaaaaatattgcacttttcatgaaattcaaattaatttttaGATTTACTTGTAtttatgagggaaaaaaaaaacaatcatccATAATCAAGATGAAGAAAATAATCCTGCAATCCAGTTTTTTTGTCATCAAAGTTTAAACACTGCTATGGTTCTTATGAGGTAGATAAGAGTCTcaaatttagaaatgttttcgGTTTATCCCTTTTATCATTTTACACTGAAGCATCCTACtcgttttgaaaataaataaccttTCATCCCAGTAATAACATCTCCATCTCTGATGATCAGTGAGATAAATTGGGGAATTGTTGGATGGACTAACATTGTGACCCATCCTTCATGAGCCAAGTGTGCTCTGTGAAGTCACCATTTCCATAcgacaaagcaaacaaacattgttttctGCCCTGATGCATGgagttcctttttttccttttcatcacACTTCCCAAATAAAGACCCATGTGACCCCCGGAGCCAACAAAGGCTTGCTTTGACAAAGGGAATAAGGATACGTCTGTTTGTTGATGCACCACCAAGCTGTCCTCTCAGGTGGGGAGGGACAATGGTACCAGAGCCAGCCTGTCAATGCAAAACATGTGATTTGGCTGAAGATTTATATAAGAGGCCCAAGCAAGCCGGTTCAGATATCCCAAGTCCTGCACAAACCAGACCAGCAGCCAAGATGAGATTCCTGGTGCCGCTATTTGTCGTCCTTGCCGTGGCAGCTTTTCACTCTGGTAAGAGTCAGCAATCTtttggaaaaacaagaaaaacgtTTAAAGTTGAGAGTCTGGTTCTTAATAACTgacatgtgttttgttttttacaataaaatgaagaaaaatcaaAGGTTGTAAACCATCAGAGGCTTGTCTGATTTTGGCTTGTTAGACTTTCTGTACTAAAGGCACTGATGAGGATTTTCCTGGCTTAGACTAATTTCGGGTTTTCCTTTAGGTCTGAGCTTCTCAGTTCAGTTTTTTAAGTATTATatcacataaaagaaaaatgtatgtgCTTTGGGTTTTTTGATGAAGGTAGTCTGCATCCAGTAGTGAGAGAATACCAGATTCGTCAGATTTCCACATAAAAGCATGAATAGTGAACCTGTGTTTTTAACAAGTGCATCAAAGAACATGCTGTTGGCAGTAGTTCCTAGTTTTAATGCATGCAATCTATATCAGAATTATTTTGGGAGAAAGGGGGGATTTTTCATTATGTGACCTGCTGACTGCTTATCAAAGGGATCTCAGCCAATTCTGatctttaatattttacatatttattgtGACTTGCAGCCCTCTCAGCATCCCTGGAATCTgcagagaaagaggaagaagttaCCCAGTATGGTAAGTGGATGTTTATTCATGCAAACAGTGCTGGTGGACAATGTTACAGGCTGATAGAAAGTGCTATAACCATAATTTTTCTGTGCAGATGGGCTGACCCAGCTGCAGAAAATAGGTAAAATACCAGCGGCAACTGCACACGACAAATTTTTcacaacaaattttttttttcttcagaataacaatttaaaaggatttcAAATGTCTGTGGTGCACcctaaattgtttttatatttaaatctgattttggtatttttaatgtgtttttgcccCAATTTTAACCTCTCGATCCTATTCCAATTTATATGGCTGTGATCCCTCAGACCAGATGGAGTTTGAAGCTGTTCAAAAGGAAAAAGCAGCTGAGATGAACGGTACGTTTAAATCTTAACGCAAAACGAAAACTACTAAAAAAAGTTGTGGATTTGGAGAAATTTCATTGGTTTTCAACTTTTTGTGCCAAGTTACGGAGGATCAGAGTGATGAAACTCGCTACCTTGGTGAgatttaaacaataaatcatgatTAATCCCACAAATAAAGCTGATCTCTTGGTAATGCTGCCTTTTAACTTCACAGAGGCAGTTAAagatggatctggtaagctctAGCCCATCACAAAGTGATTCATACTCACCCAAATATGCTAAAGtctcctttttaaatgtttttgtaacaGTAGAGGAGCACGGTGAAGGAGAAAGTGAAAGCACAGGTTTGTTGATAATATGTCAAAACGCTTCCATGTAATCTTGCTTTAACCTCTGggatcctttaatttttttacttccttATGTCCttggcacacacacaaaacactcTTGAAGATAACATAGAAATCTCATAGATCCgcatttgttttctatcttttttatgCCATAAACTTTAGTCCTCACTATGCTAAGCATTACTCTATAGTCCCTATTTTAACCCTCTTAAATACCAGTTTAATGTTTATACAAACCTGAGAGTCTGAGATTAACAACGACATTGATCTtgatcagtttattttttgtgcagagcaatttttaaataaatttctcATCATTGGAATATTGCCTTTGAAGTATTATgtagaattttcttttttatgaatttCATGAAtgccagaacttttttttttcagaaaaaacaaagtttgtttttccatcCCATATATGAAAATTAGAAAGTTTTCCTTGCATGagaaagtgaaataaataaaactacatttttagGGGACTTAAATCCAAAGAtatgaaaatacaaaagaatCAAGTTGTAATttggattaaaagaaaatgcgTGTTTAAAAGGTAGACAATATCAGAAAATATGCCGAAGGGACACACATTGCTCTATTTAGGCATTTGAACGACTGAATATCTATGCAATTTTCAATGAAGGGCCAAAGTTACCCAAAAGTAAAATTGAAGGGTAAGAAATAAAGGGACCCAGGAGTGCTAACTGCGTTTTAACTTTATACCACTTTTCTCCAGCAGAGGGAGCAGCAAACTCCAATGGCGCTGTACAAGAAGGTGAGGCAGATTTATAGCTGAGCCTCTAGGTGGCAGCAAAgcacagctttttaaaaaaacaagaggtAGTAATGGCGACATGGCGCATGTTTAGTCTGACCAGCTGCATTTATTTCCTCCAGAGTCCGATTCTGGGTCCTCTGAGGACACGGAGGGTAAgtgtgtgttaaaaaaaaataaaaataaaataaagttaatttcaTCTCCTGTGATAGTGCGTTTCTTCCTATGTTTTTTACAGGAAGGCAGAggagagatgaaaaaaaagatacatttagcaaaaaaatgcaa
Coding sequences within:
- the pcyox1 gene encoding prenylcysteine oxidase 1, encoding MTLRTLSLRALLLLGLWHSGRRSLASAPQLQEQPKKIAVIGAGIGGTAAAYYLREEFGPVVKIDVFESGTVGGRLATVKMGDYEYETGGSVIHPLNLHMKQFIDALGIPQRKEVPSKMAIFDGKELVFEESDWFLVNFFRMLWRYGFSFIRMQMWVESVLDKFMRIYQYQQYGYSFSSVDRLLHAMGGDGFLTLINQTLEEAMMGEGFSQVFLNDMVAPITRVNYGQSVRINGFVGAVSLAGADSGLWAVDGGNKKVCSGLLYHSKSDLIPAKVTSISVKARSSKRGNTVSYYEVNYVGESGAAHSLYDIVVIATPLHQGKSDITFSGFSPPIPTHYPGLYHRTVSTLVHGTLNVSYLGTAEPASEFTVSDILTTDSKGCAINSLSSLDPVHIPDGYKRPPASHPKVWKVFSSESLTEEELRRMFLSYDSVSETPWLAYPSYRPPHRRTPPFVLHNRLYYLNAVEWAASAMEMSAISARNVALLAHHRWHEHVGKIDQEDLHTRLRGEL